The genome window CACGAGCACGGCGTCGGGCGCGAGCGCCGCGAGACGGCGGTCGTAGCCCTCCTCGCCGGGCTTCTGCACGCGCACGGTCGCGAGCGTCACGTGCAGACCCGCTGCGCGCGCCCGTGCGACCGCCTTCCCGAGGCCGACGAGCTCCATCCAGTCGAGCTCGACGGCGCGGGCGCCGCTCGCGATCACGGCCTCGAGCTGCTCGGCGCTGCGACAGAGCGCGACCAGCTCCGGCGCCTCGGGCGCGATCCAGCGCGGTGGACGCACCGACCGCGCCGCCGCACGAAGCCCGGCGGCGACCGATTCCTCGCGCACCTCGCGCACTGGACCGCGCTCGATCGCCGGCAGCAGCGCGGCGACGAGCGCCCGCCGCACGCGCTTCAGCTCGGAGACCGGCACGTGGAGCCCCGGCGCGAGCCCGGAGGTATCGAGCGCGACGCGCGCGCTCCTCTCGAGCGCGACGCGCGCGCTCCTCTCGAGCGCCACGCGCGCGCCCCCCTCGAGCGCCGCGCGCGCGCTCCCCTCGAGCGCCACGCGCGCGCTCCTCTCCTGCGCCGCGAGCGCGAACGGCGTGCCGCCGAACGCCGCGAGCTTGTGGCGCAGCACCTCCGGCGTGAGCCCCTCCCCCGCCGCGGGCTGCAATGCCGACGCCGTCGTCGCCTCGGCCCGCGCGTGGCCCGCGGTCGCGACCGCGCGGAGCGGCGTCCCGGCGCGCCCCTCGACGACGAGCGCCACCGGCACGCGACCCGCCGGCTCGTCGGACGCCACCACGCGCTCGGCCTCGCGCGCGATCGCCGGGTCGCTCGTCACCCACACGCGATCACCCGCCGCGACCCGCGCCAGGTCCGGACCGGGCGCTCCGAAGCGCAGCATCCAGCCGTCGCGCGTCGGCTCGACCGCGAAGATCGGTCCGCCCGGCTCGCGCGGGTCCTCGGGGTGTCCGGCGTCGAAGACGACGCCCATGCCCGGCCGCGGCGCGACCGCGGCGGCTCGCGGTCCACCGCTCGCGTCATCGGCGCCGCCGAGACCGCGGAGCGCCGCCGCCGGCGCGCCGAGCGGCGCCGCGACCGCGACGTCGCTCGCGCGGCCGCCCGTCCACGGCCGTCCGCTCGCGTCGCGCACGACCGCCACCGCACCCCGCCCGACGGTCGCCACGCGCCCGAGGAAGACGCCGCGGTGCTTCGGGAAGCGCCCCTCGACGAGCGCCTGGTGATCGGAGCCGCCGAGGAAGCCGTCACCGAAGCCGCGCGTGTACACGAGGCTCGTGCGGAGCAGATCGTCCCGCGCTGCAGCAGCGGCGGCGGCGGCGCGCGCGCCGCCCGGGCGCGCCACCGCGTCGACCCAGTGCCGGTAGGTCGCGGTCGCGGTCGCGACGTAGGCGGCGCCCTTCTGCCGTCCTTCGATCTTGAGCCCGCGGACGCCGAGCGCGGCGAGGTCGCCGACGGCGCGAAGCCCGGCGAGGTCCTTCGGCGAGAGGAGGTAGGCCACGTCCCCGAGGTCGCGCACCTCGCCGTCGAGCACGAGGTCGTACGGCAGGCGGCACGATTGCGCGCACTGGCCGCGGTTCGCGGAGCGTCCGCCCCACGCTTCCGAGGTGAGACACTGTCCCGACCACGCCACGCAGAGCGCGCCGTGAATGAACACCTCGAGCTCGAGGTCGGTTCCGGCCGCGAGCCGCCGGATCTCCTCGACCGAGAGCTCGCGCGGCACGACGATCCGCACCGCCCCGAGACTCGCCGCAAAGGTCGCGCCCTCGGCGCTCGAGATCGTCATCTGCGTGCTCGCGTGCACCGGGAGCGCGGGACAGAGCGCGCGCGCCAGCACGGCGACCGCGGGATCCTGCACGATGAGCGCGTCGACGCCGGACTCCGCCGCCCGCCGCACCACGCGCTCCACGACGTCGAGTTCGGACTCGAAGACGAGCGTGTTCACCGCGAGGTGCGCCTTCGCGCCGGCGCGATGGATGCGTGCGACCGTCGCCGTGAGGTCGGCGAGCGCGAAGTTGCCGGTGCGCGCGCGGGCGTTGAAGCCCTCCCGGAGCCAGAAGTAGACGGCGTCGGCGCCGCTCGCGAGCGCGGCCTTCAAGGCGTCGAGGTCGCCGGCGGGCGCCAGGACCTCCGGGACGGACGGCGGTCGCATGGGAAGGCGGAAACGGTATCACCGCGCGCCGCCGCCCGGAACGCAGGCGCGCTCCTGCCGGCGGCCGTCGCGGCGGCCGCGCCGCCCCGGCTACGCGACGAGCGCGCGCGCCTTGGCGGCGAGGCGGGCGACGCTCTCGTCGTGCTCCACCGCGAGCGGCGCATCGGCGCGAAACCAGCGCAGCGCCAGCGACTCGCCGCTGAGCGCGAGGCGCGCGCCGGGCGGCGCGATCACGAGGAAACGCACGTCGTAGTGGACGTGCGCGGGCTCGCCGGGCCGCGCCGGGATCTCGTGGGCGTCGAGGTCGAACGGCTGCACGCGCCCGTCGATCGCGGCGAGCGACAGGCCCACGATGCCCGACTCCTCACTCGCCTCGCGCAGCGCCACGCGCGCCGCATCCGTGTCGCCGTCGGCGTGGCCGCCGAGCTGGAGCCAGCGCCCGAGCTTCCGGTGGTGGGTCAGCAGGAACTCGGCGCGGTCGTGCGACACGAGCCACGCGGAGCCGGTGACGTGCCCCGGAACGCAGGCCCGCTCGAAGCAGTCGGAATGGGTGCGCACGAAGTCCGCGAAGCGCGCGGCGACGGCCTCCTCGGCCGGGAAGCGGCGCGCGTAGGCGGCGACGAGATCGAGCAAGGGACGCCGGTGCACCGCCGGGTCACCGCCCCGGCCCGGGCATGCCGGGCTTCGCGCTTCGCCACCGACCCCGCACCGCCCGCACCGCGCGCAGCATCCGCGCGCGCCTCAAGCAGGCGGCACGAACCACACCGGACACGGTGCCCGATGCAGCACGTCGCGAGCGGTGTCGTGCGTGAAGTAGCGGCCGACGAAGCCGCGCGCGTGCTCGCCCATGACAGCGAAGGCCGGCGCGCGCTCGTGCAGGAACGACATGATCCGCTCGCTCGGATCGCCGCTGTCGAGGTGGCAGTCGACGCGCGCCACGAGATCGGGCGGGACGCGCTCCGCGAGCCGACGATGCGCCTCGTCGTGCGCCCGGCTCGTCGCCCCGGCGGCCTCGACGTGCAGCAGATGCAACCGGAGCCCGAGCGTCCGCGCCAGGTCGAAGGCATGACCGAGCACGCGCCCGCTCACGTCGGTCCGGTCCACGGCGACGACGACCTCGGGGGCCGCGTGCCCGGCTTGGGCACGCATGCGGAGAGGCGCCGTCGCCGCGTAGCCGTCGTGGATCGAGACCACCGGACACGGGGCGCGGGCGATGACGCGTTCGGCGACCGACGCGTGCTCGTCGTTGCTCCACCCGTGACTGCCGAGCACGAGGAGATCGGCCGGAAGGCGGTTGGCGAGATCGAGGAGGATCGGAACGAGCGCGCCGCTCGTGACGCTCGCCTCGACGGGCACCGTCCTCGGCACCCCACTCATGAGCACCCGCATCGCGTGGTCGACCTCGGTCGCCGACTCCCGCGTGTCGCGGTGCACCTCCTTCCATTCCCAGGCCCGCGTGAGCCCCGGAGCAACCGACGCGACGTTGTGGTGCAGGACGAGCCGGGCGCCGAAGGCCTCGCAGAGCTCGCTCGCGATCGCCACCTCGCGTGCGGCGAGCTTGGTGAGGTCGACGGCGCAGAGCACGATCTTCGGTGGCCACATGATGGGTGCCTCCTCTCGATCCTGAACCAGCACGCGACGTGCCAGCGCGCCGCACTGGCGAACCGCCCGTCGCGCCATCGGCCCGAACCGGCGTGCCCGCCCCGAGCGACGCGGGAATCGGAATGTCCTTCCCGCGGGCGGGAAGGCCCGCATACCGGCCCGCACCCCGCCGTGCTAGCGGAGACCGATGGCGCGCCGCGCTCGCATGATCGTCGTCCCGCACGTCGACCTCGTCGGTCGGACGGTCGTGCTCGCGGTCGCCCGGCTCGACGCGGCGGGCGCGTTCCTCGCGGAGCCGGATAGGAGCGCGAGCGCGGAGCCGGATCGGGGCGCGGGCGGCGATCCGGCGACCGACCCCGCGCCGCTCCTGCTCCCGAAGCGCGAGGTGCCGGCCGGGACGCGGGTCGGCGACGCGCTCTCCGTCTTCGTGACGCTCGACTCCGAAGACCGGCCGATCGCGACCACGCGCAAGCCCGCGCTCCAACTCGGCGAGGTCGCGTTCCTGCGAATCACCGCGGTCACGCCGGTCGGCGCCTTCGCCGACTGGAGCCTGCCGAAGGAGCTCCTGATCCCGTTCCGCGAGCAGACCCGCGACCTCCGGGTCGGCGAGCGGCACCCGGTCGGGCTCTTCGTCGACAAGACGGGACGCCTCGCCGGCACCATGCGCGTCAGCGAGATGCTGCGCGCGCAGCCCGTCGTGCGGCCGGGCGAATGGGTCGCGGGCGAGGCGTGGCGGACGGATCCCGCGGTCGGCCTCTTCGTGATCGTCGAGCGCCGCTTCGTCGGCCTCCTGCCGAAGAGCGAGCCGCACGGCCTCGAGCGCGGCGCGTCCGCGATGTTCCGCGTGACCCGCATCCGCCCCGACCGCAGGTTCGAGCTGTCGCTGCGCGCGCCCGCCCACGAGGAGATCGGCGACGACGCCGCCCACGTGCTCGCGATCCTGCGCGCCAGGACCGGCGGCCCCATCGGCGACGCCTCGAGCCCCGAGGAGATCCGCGCCCGCTTCGGCCTCAGCAAGAAGGCGTTCAAGCGCGCCATCGGCCGGCTCTTGAAGGAGGGCGCCGTCGCGCTCGGCCGCGACGGCGTCGTGACACCGGTGGCGGGGGGACCGCGGCGCCGCTGAGCTACACCCGCAGCGCCGGGAAGAGCCGGCGCGCCAGCGACGGCACGATCAGCATCGCAAGCAGCACGACCCCGCCCACCACGCGATCGTCGTCGGCGAACGACGCGGCGACGACGCTCGTGGCGAGCAGGATCGCGAACCAGACGAGGTCGCCCGCGATCGCGCAGAGCCAGCGCAGGACGCGCGGCACGTCGAGCCCGGTCGCGACCGCTCCCGCCGTGTAGACGTCGACGCCGAAGCCGATCGTGGCGACGCGAAAGAGCGCGGCCGGGCGGCTCGACGCGGCGCCGCGCGCCTCGCCGTGGGCGGCCGGCGTCCCGAGCATGGCGAGCTTCAACATCCCCTTCCCGACGCGGCGGAGCGCGGGCACGTGCCGCGCGAGCCGCTTGAAGCCGACGAAGAGGGGATGGCAGATCGCCGCCGCCAGCACGTCCGAGGCGGCATAGAGCCCGAAGGTCGCCGCGGGGTGGAGCGGGATGTGCCGGGCGAGCAACACGCCCGCCGGGATCCCGGGCCCGACCGGGGCCCAGAAGAGGGCGAACACCAGACCGATCGGCCCGCCCGGAAAATCCTTGCCGGCCTCCAGCAGCACGCGCGCGCCGTCCGGCCCCGCGAGCCCGCTCGTCGCCAGCATGT of Deltaproteobacteria bacterium contains these proteins:
- a CDS encoding DUF3656 domain-containing protein, with product MRPPSVPEVLAPAGDLDALKAALASGADAVYFWLREGFNARARTGNFALADLTATVARIHRAGAKAHLAVNTLVFESELDVVERVVRRAAESGVDALIVQDPAVAVLARALCPALPVHASTQMTISSAEGATFAASLGAVRIVVPRELSVEEIRRLAAGTDLELEVFIHGALCVAWSGQCLTSEAWGGRSANRGQCAQSCRLPYDLVLDGEVRDLGDVAYLLSPKDLAGLRAVGDLAALGVRGLKIEGRQKGAAYVATATATYRHWVDAVARPGGARAAAAAAAARDDLLRTSLVYTRGFGDGFLGGSDHQALVEGRFPKHRGVFLGRVATVGRGAVAVVRDASGRPWTGGRASDVAVAAPLGAPAAALRGLGGADDASGGPRAAAVAPRPGMGVVFDAGHPEDPREPGGPIFAVEPTRDGWMLRFGAPGPDLARVAAGDRVWVTSDPAIAREAERVVASDEPAGRVPVALVVEGRAGTPLRAVATAGHARAEATTASALQPAAGEGLTPEVLRHKLAAFGGTPFALAAQERSARVALEGSARAALEGGARVALERSARVALERSARVALDTSGLAPGLHVPVSELKRVRRALVAALLPAIERGPVREVREESVAAGLRAAARSVRPPRWIAPEAPELVALCRSAEQLEAVIASGARAVELDWMELVGLGKAVARARAAGLHVTLATVRVQKPGEEGYDRRLAALAPDAVLVRHWGALVAFQALAPGAPRPFLHGDFSLNVANSITAAELFARGLDTLTPSYDLDRAQLAALLDAAPAERFTVVLHHRIPTFHTEHCVYAHLLSGGRDYRTCGRPCERHEVALRDRTGRTHPVIVDVGCRNTVFNGELQSAAELAPELVARGVRRFRVELVRETREEAARVLAAYADLLAGRIGARACLGRVAARPRYGVSAEPMALMR
- a CDS encoding NUDIX hydrolase, whose amino-acid sequence is MHRRPLLDLVAAYARRFPAEEAVAARFADFVRTHSDCFERACVPGHVTGSAWLVSHDRAEFLLTHHRKLGRWLQLGGHADGDTDAARVALREASEESGIVGLSLAAIDGRVQPFDLDAHEIPARPGEPAHVHYDVRFLVIAPPGARLALSGESLALRWFRADAPLAVEHDESVARLAAKARALVA
- a CDS encoding universal stress protein — translated: MWPPKIVLCAVDLTKLAAREVAIASELCEAFGARLVLHHNVASVAPGLTRAWEWKEVHRDTRESATEVDHAMRVLMSGVPRTVPVEASVTSGALVPILLDLANRLPADLLVLGSHGWSNDEHASVAERVIARAPCPVVSIHDGYAATAPLRMRAQAGHAAPEVVVAVDRTDVSGRVLGHAFDLARTLGLRLHLLHVEAAGATSRAHDEAHRRLAERVPPDLVARVDCHLDSGDPSERIMSFLHERAPAFAVMGEHARGFVGRYFTHDTARDVLHRAPCPVWFVPPA
- a CDS encoding nucleic acid-binding protein yields the protein MARRARMIVVPHVDLVGRTVVLAVARLDAAGAFLAEPDRSASAEPDRGAGGDPATDPAPLLLPKREVPAGTRVGDALSVFVTLDSEDRPIATTRKPALQLGEVAFLRITAVTPVGAFADWSLPKELLIPFREQTRDLRVGERHPVGLFVDKTGRLAGTMRVSEMLRAQPVVRPGEWVAGEAWRTDPAVGLFVIVERRFVGLLPKSEPHGLERGASAMFRVTRIRPDRRFELSLRAPAHEEIGDDAAHVLAILRARTGGPIGDASSPEEIRARFGLSKKAFKRAIGRLLKEGAVALGRDGVVTPVAGGPRRR